The nucleotide sequence ATTCTGGCCTCGGCCTCGCCGCGCCGCCGCGAACTGCTGGCCCTGGCCGGTGTTCCCTTTGACATCGTCGTCAGCCCGGCCCAGGAGCCGGCCCCGGACGTCAACGAACATCCCGCCGCCTACGCCGCCCGCATGGCCCGACTCAAGGCCGCCGCCGTGGCCGAAGCGCACCCTGAGGCCGTGGTCCTTGGCGCGGATTCCGTGGTGGCCGTGGGCGAGACCATCCTCGGCAAACCGGCCGACGCCGCCGACGCCATGCGCATGTTGCGGCTGCTCTCGGGCCGCGGCCATCAGGTGGTGACCGGCTGCGCCCTCTTCGCCCCCGGCCGGGAACCCGAGATTTTCACGGTCGCCACCGAAGTCACCATGGGCGTGGTGCCGGATGATCGCTTGGCCGCCTATGTCGCCACCGGCGAACCCATGGACAAGGCCGGCGCTTACGCCATCCAGGGCGGCGCGGCGGCCTTTGTCACCACCATTTGCGGCTCATATACCAATGTCGTGGGATTGCCCCTGGCGGAAGTCGTAGAAATTTTGAGCGTTTGGGGAGTTGCCGTTCCAGCAACACGTTGAAAAGCCTGAGGACTGCATCTTGAAGTTCTACAGATCCATCTGCAGCGCCACTGCCGTTTTATTCGTTTTTTTAGCTCTGCGCTTACTGTTGACGCCAGTCACGTTCGCCGCGAGCCTGGGGTTGGAACCATCGGCCGCCACGTCCGTGCTGCTCAGACGGGCGGCGATGTTCATGGTCGGATTGGCGGTGCTGACGTTTTGCGCCAGGAGTCTGCAAGACCTTCAGGCGCGGCGGTGCGTCTGCCTGTCGGCGGCGGTCACGCTGCTCGGCTTGGCCTGTATGGGAACTTACGAACGCTTGATGGGGACCGTAAACGAATCCATATTCATCGCCATCGGCATCGAGACCGTCCTGGGACTTTCGTTTCTGATGGTTTTGATGCGCAGTTCCGACAGGACTTAACCCAAAATCCCCGCACTATG is from Solidesulfovibrio magneticus RS-1 and encodes:
- a CDS encoding Maf family protein, giving the protein MSVTHTKLILASASPRRRELLALAGVPFDIVVSPAQEPAPDVNEHPAAYAARMARLKAAAVAEAHPEAVVLGADSVVAVGETILGKPADAADAMRMLRLLSGRGHQVVTGCALFAPGREPEIFTVATEVTMGVVPDDRLAAYVATGEPMDKAGAYAIQGGAAAFVTTICGSYTNVVGLPLAEVVEILSVWGVAVPATR